A DNA window from Turicibacter sp. TJ11 contains the following coding sequences:
- the murB gene encoding UDP-N-acetylmuramate dehydrogenase, with the protein MFKSFIEEYTKNNLGLLLENEPMAKHTSFRVGGPARVFVTPNSKESLIQTLDLIHKYKLAFKVVGRGSNLLASDQPFEGVIVKCDKGLDHIEINDTQVTVGAGVSTILLSNHVAKQNLSGLEFISGVPGSLGGAVYMNAGAYNKEIKDVLIKALIADETGKVRWLTNEELGFTYRTSMLQGKKNWTIIEAVLQLEPGNYEEISELMKARKVRRIESQPTKLPSAGSTFRNPLPQYSWKLIEEAGLRGFRIGGAEISTKHCNFIVNVDNATAQDIYDLIQHVQSVVLEKHGVELHPEVEMFNW; encoded by the coding sequence ATGTTTAAAAGTTTTATAGAAGAGTATACCAAGAATAATTTAGGGTTATTATTAGAAAATGAGCCAATGGCTAAACATACATCTTTTCGTGTCGGAGGACCTGCTCGAGTTTTTGTCACACCAAATTCTAAAGAATCGTTAATTCAAACCCTTGATTTAATTCATAAATATAAGTTGGCCTTTAAGGTCGTCGGAAGAGGGTCAAATTTATTAGCATCTGATCAACCATTTGAGGGTGTCATTGTCAAGTGCGATAAAGGATTAGATCATATTGAAATTAATGATACTCAAGTAACAGTTGGAGCAGGGGTTTCAACGATCTTACTTAGTAATCATGTAGCCAAACAAAATTTATCGGGATTAGAATTTATCTCAGGTGTTCCAGGATCATTAGGTGGGGCCGTTTATATGAATGCGGGTGCCTATAATAAGGAAATTAAAGATGTTTTAATTAAAGCTTTAATTGCTGATGAAACTGGAAAAGTACGATGGTTAACGAATGAAGAATTAGGGTTTACGTACCGTACATCGATGCTTCAAGGTAAGAAAAATTGGACTATTATAGAAGCTGTTTTACAATTAGAGCCTGGTAATTATGAGGAAATTTCGGAACTCATGAAAGCTAGAAAAGTACGTCGTATCGAATCACAACCAACAAAACTACCATCAGCAGGAAGTACGTTCCGTAATCCATTACCTCAGTATTCGTGGAAATTAATCGAGGAAGCTGGGTTAAGAGGATTCCGTATAGGTGGAGCAGAGATTTCAACCAAACATTGTAATTTTATTGTGAATGTAGATAATGCTACCGCACAAGATATCTATGATCTAATTCAGCATGTTCAATCTGTCGTGTTAGAAAAACATGGCGTTGAGTTACACCCAGAGGTTGAAATGTTTAACTGGTAG
- the murG gene encoding undecaprenyldiphospho-muramoylpentapeptide beta-N-acetylglucosaminyltransferase, whose protein sequence is MRVLVTGGGTGGHIYPALAVIRALQQVDDQLEVLYIGTENGLENKIVTHEGLPFKHIEIAGFKRSLSLENVKTIMKFFKSVSISKKYIKEFQPDVVIGTGGYVCGPVVYSAAKMKIPTIIHEQNSLPGVTNKFLARYVDKVAICFEEARSYFPQQKVVLTGNPRATEVASTLKTGKSSLGLNPHKKTVMISGGSRGAEPINDAFISMIKAYEKADYEVVFVTGDKHYESIKDRIEHVEQLKNVHILPFISNMPQYLVNMDLFVGRSGATFLAEVTALGVPCILIPSPYVTANHQEFNARSLTDHGGGVLLLEKELTGERLYQEIEKIMNDDQLRLTMQNTSKQLGIPDAAQRLIKLMNEIIEKK, encoded by the coding sequence ATGCGCGTCCTTGTCACTGGTGGTGGGACAGGTGGTCATATTTACCCAGCACTTGCAGTTATTCGTGCATTGCAACAAGTAGATGACCAACTAGAAGTTTTATATATAGGAACCGAAAACGGATTAGAAAATAAAATTGTAACTCATGAAGGGTTACCTTTTAAGCATATTGAAATTGCCGGATTTAAACGTTCATTGTCATTAGAAAATGTTAAAACGATTATGAAGTTTTTTAAATCGGTCTCAATTTCAAAAAAATATATTAAAGAGTTTCAACCAGATGTCGTGATTGGGACAGGTGGATATGTTTGCGGACCTGTCGTTTATAGTGCGGCTAAAATGAAAATTCCAACGATTATTCATGAGCAAAATAGTTTACCAGGTGTGACAAATAAATTTTTAGCTCGTTATGTCGATAAAGTAGCGATCTGCTTTGAAGAAGCTCGTTCGTATTTTCCACAACAAAAGGTTGTTTTAACAGGAAATCCTAGAGCGACTGAAGTCGCTTCAACATTAAAAACAGGTAAAAGTAGTCTTGGGTTAAATCCACATAAAAAGACAGTCATGATTAGTGGAGGAAGCCGTGGGGCTGAACCGATTAATGATGCATTTATCTCAATGATTAAAGCATATGAAAAAGCAGATTACGAAGTGGTTTTTGTCACAGGAGATAAGCATTATGAGTCAATTAAAGACCGTATTGAACATGTTGAACAACTTAAAAATGTACATATTTTACCGTTCATTAGTAACATGCCTCAATACTTAGTAAACATGGATTTATTTGTTGGGCGATCAGGTGCAACCTTCTTAGCAGAAGTAACGGCACTAGGGGTACCATGCATTTTAATTCCCTCTCCGTATGTCACAGCAAATCATCAGGAGTTTAATGCACGTAGTTTAACGGATCATGGTGGGGGCGTTTTATTACTTGAAAAAGAGTTAACAGGAGAGCGTCTATATCAAGAAATAGAAAAAATTATGAACGACGATCAATTACGTCTAACTATGCAAAACACCTCAAAGCAACTTGGTATTCCAGATGCTGCGCAACGTTTAATTAAATTGATGAATGAAATTATTGAGAAAAAGTAG
- the spoVE gene encoding stage V sporulation protein E — protein sequence MKNKLPSIDFMTLLLALSISTIGLIFVLSSSYIWAEYKFDDAFYFFKRQLLFASTGVVGMIAVSRIDYQIYKKYATPFFLISLVLLILVLVPGIGLVRGGARSWIGIGAFSLQPSEFMKLGLIIFLAKYMSNYVEEAKTFKKGVLPLLFFILLVFGVIMLQPDFGSGMVLVATGFVMLFICGVPIRYFMYFILSGVAGIVALIISAPYRLQRITAYLDPWSDPIGSGFQIIQSLYAIAPGGLFGAGLGNSVQKYFYLPEPQTDFIFAILSEELGFIGSIGTLILFILFFTRCAYIILKTDDLFGKYIVVGIMSMLMIQVMINIGVVIGLLPVTGITLPLMSYGGSSLTITLISIGIILNISRYMK from the coding sequence ATGAAAAACAAATTACCTTCAATTGATTTTATGACCCTACTACTCGCTTTAAGTATTAGTACCATCGGCTTAATCTTTGTTCTCTCCTCTTCCTATATTTGGGCAGAATATAAATTTGACGATGCCTTTTACTTTTTCAAACGTCAGCTATTGTTTGCGTCTACTGGTGTAGTAGGGATGATCGCCGTCTCACGTATCGATTATCAAATTTATAAAAAGTATGCGACTCCATTTTTCTTAATTAGTTTAGTCTTGTTAATTCTTGTCTTAGTGCCTGGAATCGGTCTTGTTCGCGGGGGCGCAAGAAGTTGGATTGGAATTGGTGCTTTTTCTCTTCAACCATCAGAATTTATGAAACTTGGACTAATCATCTTCTTAGCCAAATACATGAGTAACTATGTCGAAGAAGCGAAAACATTTAAAAAAGGTGTGCTTCCTCTTCTTTTCTTTATTTTACTCGTCTTTGGTGTCATTATGTTACAGCCAGACTTCGGAAGCGGGATGGTTCTTGTAGCAACTGGATTTGTGATGCTATTTATTTGTGGTGTTCCAATTCGCTACTTCATGTACTTTATTCTATCTGGGGTTGCTGGTATTGTTGCTCTTATTATTTCCGCTCCTTACCGATTACAACGAATTACAGCTTACTTAGATCCTTGGAGTGATCCCATCGGATCAGGATTTCAAATTATCCAATCCCTCTATGCTATTGCACCGGGTGGATTGTTCGGCGCTGGATTAGGTAATAGTGTTCAAAAATACTTTTACTTACCAGAACCTCAAACAGACTTTATTTTTGCTATTTTATCTGAAGAGCTAGGATTTATAGGATCAATTGGTACACTTATCCTATTTATTTTATTTTTTACCCGATGTGCTTATATTATCCTTAAAACAGACGATCTTTTTGGAAAATATATTGTCGTCGGGATTATGTCCATGCTCATGATTCAGGTCATGATTAATATTGGTGTTGTTATTGGGCTTCTACCTGTTACAGGAATTACTTTACCTCTAATGAGTTATGGTGGATCGTCACTAACAATCACCTTAATATCTATTGGAATTATCTTAAATATTAGTCGCTATATGAAGTAA
- the murD gene encoding UDP-N-acetylmuramoyl-L-alanine--D-glutamate ligase, translating into MKKSIRYENKKVLVLGLAKSGKAAARLLCQLNAEVVINDGNSLDGNSDAEEMLAEGFEVIAGSHPVELLDRGFDLIVKNPGIPYRKVPLLMEAIRRQIPILTEVQLAYDICEAPFIGITASNGKTTTTTLIYEMLKESNLNPLIAGNIGEVASLVAQQATADQVLVTELSSFQLMGIDTFSPKISLLLNITEAHLDYHTDLNEYQQAKLNLISNQQADQFCVYNMDDEVIVNGLSRTNATCIPFSLSKVVDGAYLLDGWVYFKDEKIIDVDSILLKGDHNLQDVLGAVAVSKLYGCETEAIKRVLMRFVGVKHRLQYVDEVAGVKYYNNSKATNVIATQTALKAFDQSVILLAGGLDRQHDLTGLVKYFPKIKMMISFGETKHRFKALADEYSMPCVVVEHLDQAVAEAAAHSNSGDVVLLSPACASWDQYPNFEIRGDRFIELVEQLKLNH; encoded by the coding sequence ATGAAAAAGTCAATTAGATATGAAAACAAAAAGGTATTAGTTTTAGGTTTAGCTAAAAGTGGAAAAGCAGCTGCACGACTTTTATGTCAATTAAACGCCGAGGTTGTCATTAACGATGGGAATTCGTTAGATGGAAATTCAGATGCTGAAGAAATGTTAGCAGAAGGATTTGAAGTCATTGCAGGTTCACATCCTGTTGAGTTACTCGATCGTGGATTTGATTTGATTGTGAAAAATCCAGGAATTCCTTATCGAAAAGTTCCATTATTAATGGAAGCCATTAGACGTCAAATTCCAATTTTGACAGAAGTACAACTTGCTTATGATATTTGTGAGGCACCTTTTATTGGGATTACTGCTTCAAATGGAAAAACAACAACAACGACTTTAATTTATGAGATGTTAAAGGAATCAAACTTAAATCCATTAATTGCAGGAAATATCGGAGAGGTAGCGTCTTTAGTGGCTCAACAAGCGACAGCTGATCAAGTGTTAGTCACTGAGCTTTCTTCATTTCAGTTAATGGGAATTGATACGTTTAGTCCAAAAATTTCTTTATTGCTTAATATTACGGAAGCACATTTAGATTATCATACAGATCTTAACGAGTACCAACAAGCGAAATTAAATCTGATTTCAAATCAGCAAGCGGATCAATTTTGTGTTTATAACATGGATGATGAAGTGATCGTTAATGGATTATCACGCACCAATGCAACGTGTATCCCGTTCTCTTTATCAAAAGTAGTAGACGGTGCTTATCTTTTAGATGGATGGGTTTATTTTAAAGATGAAAAAATTATAGATGTCGATTCGATTTTGTTAAAAGGAGATCATAATTTACAAGATGTTTTAGGTGCCGTTGCAGTCAGCAAACTATACGGCTGCGAAACAGAGGCGATTAAACGTGTCTTAATGCGATTTGTTGGCGTCAAACATCGACTACAGTATGTTGATGAAGTAGCAGGTGTTAAGTACTATAACAACTCAAAAGCGACGAATGTTATTGCAACACAAACAGCCTTAAAAGCATTTGATCAATCCGTCATTTTATTAGCTGGAGGATTAGATCGTCAGCATGATTTAACGGGCTTAGTTAAATATTTTCCTAAAATAAAAATGATGATCTCATTTGGTGAGACAAAGCATCGATTCAAAGCGTTAGCAGATGAATATTCAATGCCTTGTGTAGTCGTTGAACATCTCGATCAGGCGGTTGCTGAGGCAGCTGCACACTCAAACTCTGGTGATGTCGTCTTATTATCACCTGCTTGTGCAAGCTGGGATCAATATCCAAACTTTGAAATTCGTGGCGATCGTTTCATCGAATTAGTTGAGCAGTTAAAACTTAATCACTAA
- the mraY gene encoding phospho-N-acetylmuramoyl-pentapeptide-transferase gives MLKSTLFVLIFSFFLSTMIGPFFIPFLHRLKFGQAIREEGPQSHRKKSGTPTMGGIIFITSIVVILLVTVFFTQYATMSNELMMLLLTLVGFGAIGFIDDFIIVVRKNNEGLKPKQKMLAQLVLAAVFFYLFLISDYSTELSFFNLFSIELSWVYGLFILFWMVGFSNAVNLTDGLDGLCGGVSVITFGTFGMIAIAQQQIGIALFCFAVVGALFGFLVFNLNPAKVFMGDTGSLALGASIAAVSILLKQELLLVIVGLVYVIETLSVIIQVAYYKRTQKRIFKMAPIHHHFELCGWSEWKVVTFLWAVALVCGVIGLLIAI, from the coding sequence ATGTTAAAATCAACTTTATTTGTATTAATTTTTTCATTTTTTCTTTCGACGATGATTGGACCATTTTTCATTCCTTTTTTGCATCGCTTGAAATTTGGTCAAGCGATTCGTGAAGAAGGGCCACAATCTCATCGTAAAAAATCAGGAACACCAACAATGGGAGGTATTATCTTCATTACTTCAATTGTTGTGATTTTATTAGTGACTGTGTTCTTTACTCAATATGCAACCATGAGTAATGAGTTAATGATGTTATTATTAACACTTGTAGGATTTGGTGCGATTGGATTTATTGATGATTTCATTATTGTGGTTCGAAAAAATAATGAAGGATTAAAACCCAAACAAAAAATGTTAGCACAACTTGTCTTAGCAGCAGTCTTTTTCTATTTGTTTTTAATCAGTGACTATTCAACTGAGCTATCTTTCTTTAACTTATTTAGCATTGAATTATCATGGGTTTATGGCTTATTTATTTTATTTTGGATGGTTGGTTTTTCAAATGCCGTTAACTTAACAGATGGTTTAGATGGATTATGTGGTGGAGTTAGTGTCATCACGTTTGGAACTTTTGGAATGATTGCGATCGCTCAACAACAAATCGGAATTGCATTATTCTGTTTTGCTGTTGTGGGAGCTTTATTTGGCTTCTTAGTATTCAACTTAAATCCGGCAAAAGTATTTATGGGTGATACAGGTTCTTTAGCGTTAGGAGCCTCTATAGCAGCTGTTTCGATTTTATTAAAGCAAGAATTATTACTTGTGATTGTTGGATTAGTTTATGTTATTGAAACATTATCAGTTATCATTCAAGTCGCTTACTATAAACGAACTCAAAAACGTATTTTCAAAATGGCACCTATTCATCATCATTTTGAATTATGTGGTTGGAGTGAGTGGAAGGTTGTAACCTTCTTATGGGCGGTTGCCTTAGTTTGTGGAGTGATTGGATTACTGATTGCTATTTAA
- a CDS encoding UDP-N-acetylmuramoyl-L-alanyl-D-glutamate--2,6-diaminopimelate ligase translates to MNLYEMSELLGCIFKGENKPVSHLAYDSREVEAGSVFFAIRGQDQDGHQYIEKAIEKGAIAVVGEEDLTLEVPYFQVLNTKKALAIVSNEFFGKPSKDISLVGVIGTNGKTTITYLIQHVFECLGVDSGLIGTNGSWVGQKIKATHTTPMSVDLNELLQEGVKHNLPYLVMEVSSHGIKENRVDQIQFNHLIFTNITPEHLDYHKTFEDYLFTKMRPFIQLNDYDQDKVAIINCDDDHAMDFIGATNGKILTYACQKRADVFAEDIVYALERTEFSLYIKGEYITRMTIPLFGKYNVYNVLSVLAYFYSLDYDLLEIVSYIENVSGIEGRFEYIKTSDDITVVIDYAHNPDAIFQVLTCLNVIADGEVITVLGAGGNRDKEKRKIMGKHATNLSDHVVFTSDNPRNEDPLNIIYDLLSGTSGVNYTVIVDRAKAIEAAIKQAKPHDLVVVLGKGHEKTQNINGKNVPFSDKIVVEEVIRKRGI, encoded by the coding sequence ATGAATTTGTATGAGATGAGTGAACTGTTAGGGTGTATTTTTAAAGGAGAAAACAAGCCTGTATCACATTTAGCCTACGACTCTCGTGAAGTTGAGGCAGGAAGTGTCTTTTTTGCCATTCGAGGTCAAGACCAAGATGGTCATCAATATATTGAAAAAGCGATTGAAAAAGGAGCCATTGCCGTTGTTGGTGAAGAAGATTTAACACTTGAAGTCCCGTACTTTCAAGTGTTAAATACAAAAAAAGCACTGGCCATTGTATCAAATGAATTTTTTGGAAAACCGTCAAAAGATATTAGTTTAGTAGGTGTTATTGGAACGAATGGTAAAACAACGATTACTTATTTAATTCAACATGTCTTTGAATGTTTAGGCGTGGATAGTGGATTAATTGGGACGAATGGTTCATGGGTTGGGCAAAAGATAAAAGCCACGCATACAACGCCAATGAGTGTCGATTTAAATGAACTCTTACAAGAAGGCGTGAAGCATAATCTTCCTTATCTCGTGATGGAAGTTTCATCACACGGAATTAAAGAAAACCGCGTCGATCAAATTCAATTTAATCACTTAATTTTTACAAATATTACGCCAGAACATTTAGATTATCATAAAACATTTGAAGATTATCTGTTTACAAAAATGAGACCATTTATTCAACTAAATGATTATGATCAAGACAAGGTGGCCATTATTAATTGTGATGATGATCATGCGATGGACTTCATTGGAGCAACCAATGGTAAAATTTTAACTTATGCCTGTCAAAAACGGGCAGATGTCTTTGCTGAAGATATTGTTTATGCATTAGAACGAACAGAGTTTTCGCTTTATATTAAAGGAGAGTATATTACTCGAATGACAATTCCTTTGTTTGGAAAATATAATGTTTACAATGTATTATCAGTCTTGGCATACTTTTATTCACTGGATTATGATTTATTGGAAATCGTTTCTTACATTGAAAATGTTTCGGGTATTGAAGGACGATTTGAATATATCAAAACAAGTGATGATATTACAGTGGTGATTGACTATGCTCATAATCCAGATGCTATCTTTCAAGTGCTAACTTGTTTAAATGTGATTGCTGATGGAGAGGTGATTACCGTTTTAGGTGCCGGTGGAAATCGTGATAAAGAAAAACGAAAGATTATGGGGAAACATGCGACTAACTTGTCAGACCATGTCGTTTTCACTAGTGATAATCCACGAAATGAAGATCCTCTCAACATTATTTATGACTTATTATCAGGAACAAGTGGTGTGAACTATACTGTCATTGTCGATCGGGCAAAAGCGATTGAAGCGGCTATTAAACAGGCGAAACCCCATGATTTAGTTGTTGTTTTAGGAAAAGGTCATGAAAAAACCCAAAATATTAATGGTAAAAATGTTCCTTTTAGTGATAAAATAGTCGTTGAAGAAGTGATTAGAAAAAGGGGTATCTAG
- a CDS encoding stage V sporulation protein D — MKQSGVIQRRLVILLSIVLIYFVALFIRLGYLQIFDSKTLVDRAEGLWSRNLPIEGQRGIIYDRNHEAIVDNEIAPSVIVIPRQVTDVERTSEVLADVLEVSVEEANRHVTRKVSIERIQPEGRKLSLEQVQAIQEANLDGVYLVNDVKRSYPYGSLLAHTLGFTGIDNQGITGLEYVYNDYLMGENGVWKYFSDNKGNSLPHFSDDYSLSSRGLDIELTIDLHLQEILEREFDNAVAKYSPDQMIGLIMDPNTGEILAMSSRPTYEPENYQDYDQEIYNRNLPIWSTYEPGSTFKIVTFSAALEEGVMKLEDRFMDPGYAIVDGVRIRDWKAGGHGDQSMLEVIMNSCNPGFIELGQRLGKEKLFEYIRAYGFNEKTGVDMLGESQGIIFNPDNIGNVELATSSFGQGNSVTPIQLVTAVSAAVNGGNLMQPYIVKRMIHPYTNEILYEREPSVKRRVISEETSETMRYALEMVGAQGSGKGAYIDGYRVGGKTGTAQKAKDGAYISGEYILSFVGIAPMDDPQLVVYVAIDNPKNTIQYGGVVAAPIARSILAEALPYIGVEPSEEQIEKNYLWTDTKYVTVADFVGKERKEIESSYLYNIEYYGEGSKVISQQPAAYSRTIEGGTVRLYLGD; from the coding sequence ATGAAACAGTCAGGAGTTATACAGCGAAGACTAGTGATACTACTTTCAATTGTTTTAATTTATTTTGTTGCACTTTTTATACGTCTTGGATATCTACAAATCTTTGATTCTAAAACATTAGTCGATCGAGCTGAGGGATTATGGTCACGTAATTTACCGATTGAAGGACAACGTGGAATTATTTATGACCGAAATCATGAAGCGATTGTTGATAATGAGATCGCTCCCTCAGTCATTGTCATTCCAAGACAGGTAACGGATGTTGAAAGAACTTCTGAAGTATTAGCCGACGTTTTAGAGGTGAGTGTAGAAGAAGCTAATAGACACGTCACACGAAAAGTTTCAATTGAACGAATTCAGCCAGAGGGGCGAAAACTGTCGTTAGAACAAGTTCAGGCCATTCAAGAAGCTAACTTAGATGGTGTTTATTTAGTGAATGATGTGAAGCGAAGTTATCCGTATGGAAGTTTATTAGCTCATACGCTTGGATTTACCGGAATCGATAATCAAGGGATTACAGGTCTTGAGTATGTGTATAACGATTATTTAATGGGAGAGAATGGAGTTTGGAAATACTTTTCAGATAATAAAGGAAATTCATTGCCGCATTTTTCTGATGATTATTCTCTTTCTTCGCGTGGATTAGATATCGAGTTGACGATTGATCTTCATTTACAAGAGATTCTTGAGCGAGAATTTGATAATGCCGTTGCAAAATATAGCCCTGATCAAATGATTGGTCTTATCATGGATCCAAATACAGGAGAAATTTTAGCGATGTCTTCACGTCCAACCTACGAACCAGAAAACTATCAAGACTATGATCAAGAAATTTATAATCGAAACTTACCCATTTGGTCGACATACGAACCAGGATCAACGTTTAAAATTGTTACGTTCTCTGCTGCTTTAGAAGAAGGCGTGATGAAACTAGAGGATCGTTTTATGGATCCTGGATATGCGATCGTTGATGGCGTACGAATTCGTGACTGGAAAGCAGGGGGACATGGTGATCAATCAATGCTTGAAGTTATTATGAATTCATGTAACCCAGGTTTTATTGAACTCGGTCAACGATTAGGAAAAGAGAAGTTGTTTGAATATATTAGAGCGTATGGATTTAATGAAAAAACAGGTGTCGATATGCTTGGAGAATCACAAGGAATTATTTTTAATCCAGACAACATTGGAAATGTTGAGTTAGCCACTTCTTCATTTGGGCAAGGAAACTCAGTGACCCCAATCCAATTAGTAACGGCGGTGAGTGCAGCGGTTAATGGTGGAAACTTAATGCAACCGTATATTGTGAAACGAATGATTCATCCATACACGAATGAAATTTTATATGAACGTGAACCAAGTGTGAAGCGACGCGTCATCTCTGAAGAAACGTCTGAAACGATGCGCTATGCGTTAGAGATGGTTGGAGCACAAGGAAGCGGGAAAGGTGCTTATATTGATGGTTATCGAGTAGGAGGAAAAACCGGAACGGCACAAAAAGCAAAAGATGGGGCTTATATTAGTGGGGAGTATATTCTATCATTTGTTGGAATTGCACCGATGGATGATCCACAATTAGTCGTTTATGTAGCGATCGATAACCCGAAAAATACAATTCAATACGGTGGGGTTGTTGCGGCACCGATTGCAAGATCAATCTTAGCTGAAGCCTTACCTTATATAGGGGTAGAACCAAGTGAGGAACAAATTGAGAAGAACTATTTATGGACGGATACAAAATATGTGACTGTTGCTGATTTTGTTGGGAAAGAAAGAAAAGAAATTGAATCATCGTATCTTTATAACATTGAGTATTACGGGGAAGGTTCAAAAGTTATCTCACAACAACCAGCAGCTTATTCACGTACAATAGAAGGTGGAACCGTGAGATTGTATTTAGGTGATTAA